One genomic region from Sphingobacterium multivorum encodes:
- a CDS encoding nucleoside permease encodes MSSTIKFKLSFMMFLEFFIWGGWFVTLGTFLSKNLHATDFEMANVFSTQSLGAIIAPFIVGMIADRYFNAERILGVLHLVGAVLMYQMYGAADMSTFYPYVLAYMILYMPTLALASSVSFRQLTNPEKQFSGIRIWGTIGWIVAGLAISYIFRWDAAASEGALKNTFLMSGVASLVLGVFSFALPKTPPVKLDETEKPSFASIIGLDAIKLLKDRNFLIFFISSVLICIPLAFYYSNANLFLTEIGLENPTGKMTIGQASEVLFLLALPIFFTKFGFKKTILVGMLAWVIRYLLFAYGNAGELSFMLLIGIALHGICYDFFFVSGQIYTDSKAGVKYKSAAQGLITLATYGVGQLIGFWVASYVGDKYKELKATDMAAFWNHTWVVPAIIAAVVFFIFLALFKDEKIDSTNAAH; translated from the coding sequence ATTTCATCAACAATAAAATTTAAACTATCCTTTATGATGTTCCTCGAATTTTTTATTTGGGGGGGATGGTTTGTCACATTAGGTACTTTCTTGAGCAAAAATCTACATGCAACGGATTTTGAAATGGCCAATGTATTTTCAACACAATCATTGGGAGCGATTATCGCGCCTTTTATTGTCGGAATGATTGCAGACCGTTATTTTAATGCGGAGCGTATTTTGGGTGTTTTACACTTGGTTGGCGCGGTATTAATGTATCAAATGTATGGTGCTGCAGATATGTCTACTTTTTATCCGTATGTATTGGCTTATATGATACTTTATATGCCGACATTGGCTTTGGCGAGCTCAGTTTCATTTCGTCAATTAACAAATCCGGAAAAACAATTTTCAGGAATACGTATCTGGGGAACAATTGGTTGGATTGTAGCAGGTTTAGCAATCAGTTATATCTTTAGATGGGATGCCGCTGCATCAGAAGGGGCTTTGAAAAACACCTTCTTAATGTCGGGCGTAGCTTCATTGGTACTGGGGGTATTTTCCTTTGCATTACCTAAAACGCCACCGGTTAAATTGGATGAAACCGAAAAACCATCCTTTGCATCAATCATTGGACTGGATGCGATCAAATTGTTGAAAGACAGAAATTTCTTGATCTTTTTTATTTCTTCGGTGTTGATCTGTATTCCATTGGCATTTTATTATTCAAATGCCAACTTGTTCCTTACTGAAATAGGATTGGAGAATCCAACAGGCAAGATGACTATCGGTCAAGCATCTGAGGTATTGTTTTTATTGGCCTTACCAATTTTCTTTACAAAATTTGGCTTCAAGAAAACAATTTTGGTCGGTATGTTGGCTTGGGTAATTCGTTACCTATTATTTGCTTATGGCAATGCAGGTGAATTGTCGTTCATGTTGTTGATCGGTATTGCATTGCACGGTATCTGTTATGACTTTTTCTTTGTTTCGGGACAGATTTATACAGATAGCAAAGCTGGCGTTAAATACAAATCAGCAGCACAGGGCTTGATCACTTTGGCAACATATGGTGTCGGACAGTTGATCGGTTTCTGGGTAGCAAGTTATGTTGGAGATAAGTACAAGGAATTGAAAGCAACCGATATGGCAGCATTCTGGAATCATACCTGGGTTGTACCTGCAATTATCGCAGCTGTTGTATTTTTTATCTTTTTAGCTTTATTTAAGGACGAAAAGATCGACAGTACTAATGCTGCACACTAA
- a CDS encoding formylglycine-generating enzyme family protein yields MLKRIFIPVLLFAGVHATAQKAFEPYEQPIEGTNLTFKMLAIPGGSFKMGTTSGGKEDEKPAHEVKLDPFWMGQYEVTWDLFEPFLYKDYEIAKSKDGKVSKEIDAVTRPTKPYLDMTFGFGKEGHPALAMTHYNAIQFCKWLYVRTGVFYRLPTEAEWEYAARAGSKTTYFFGDQATPLADYAWFKDNAEQKTHIVGQKKPNPWGLYDIYGNVAEWTYDQYKADSYNEGKGKVLTNPVVVPTNLYPHVVRGGAFDSGAEDMRSAARGASDPVWKQLDPQIPKSNWWFPEAPFVGMRLVRPLNPPSHEEIMAYYDKQPIKDF; encoded by the coding sequence CACGCTACGGCTCAGAAAGCTTTCGAACCTTATGAGCAACCTATTGAAGGGACTAATCTGACGTTCAAAATGCTGGCAATCCCTGGTGGTAGCTTTAAAATGGGAACTACAAGTGGGGGGAAAGAGGATGAAAAACCTGCACACGAGGTGAAGTTGGATCCATTTTGGATGGGCCAGTATGAAGTAACCTGGGATCTATTTGAGCCATTTCTGTATAAAGATTATGAGATCGCAAAGAGTAAGGACGGTAAAGTATCGAAAGAGATTGATGCCGTTACGCGACCGACCAAACCTTATTTGGATATGACTTTTGGTTTTGGAAAGGAAGGGCACCCGGCCCTAGCGATGACCCATTACAATGCTATTCAATTCTGTAAGTGGCTGTATGTCCGTACCGGTGTATTTTACCGTTTACCAACAGAGGCCGAGTGGGAATATGCCGCTCGAGCTGGTTCAAAGACAACTTATTTTTTCGGTGATCAAGCAACGCCATTAGCAGATTATGCCTGGTTTAAAGATAATGCTGAACAGAAAACACATATTGTAGGACAGAAGAAACCGAATCCTTGGGGCCTTTATGATATTTATGGCAATGTTGCCGAATGGACTTATGATCAATATAAGGCCGATAGTTACAATGAAGGTAAAGGCAAAGTATTGACTAATCCTGTAGTCGTTCCGACAAACCTGTATCCACATGTTGTACGTGGTGGTGCTTTTGACAGTGGTGCCGAGGACATGCGCTCTGCAGCGCGTGGTGCCTCAGATCCCGTATGGAAACAGTTGGATCCACAAATTCCAAAAAGTAACTGGTGGTTTCCGGAAGCCCCATTCGTGGGTATGAGACTAGTCAGACCCCTCAACCCACCTAGTCACGAAGAGATTATGGCTTATTACGACAAACAGCCAATCAAAGACTTTTAA
- a CDS encoding FAD:protein FMN transferase, with the protein MGLKWNLCLLFFVTICCIDVQAQIPATKPHKIRLEGPAQGTQFHITYFASDSLVRRSEVDSILTAIDLSMSIYRKDSRISKFNTDTVMSVVMDSHMAKVIKASFKYHKLSKGQFDITIAPLVNLWGFGANKSLVAPDSATVRKAKELVGMHYLKVSGNRLIKKKKGIKIDVNGIAQGYTVDVLADYLERKGIANYMVEVGGEIRALGTPPGGQGFSIGIVQPDGESGEELMTAVAQLNEGALTTAGSFEKFIQYKGKKLGHHIDPVSGFPYMTDILSVSVYAKTAMEADALDNYFMGMEPEQIKTKARKLKGVAVFVIFKNKNQSIETIYSDGFGKLFKN; encoded by the coding sequence ATGGGATTAAAGTGGAATTTGTGCCTTCTATTTTTTGTTACGATTTGTTGCATTGATGTACAGGCGCAGATACCGGCAACGAAACCCCATAAAATTCGGCTGGAGGGACCCGCGCAGGGTACCCAATTCCATATCACTTACTTCGCTTCCGACAGTCTTGTTAGACGGTCGGAAGTTGACAGTATTTTAACGGCAATCGATTTGTCGATGTCAATTTATCGCAAGGACTCGAGGATATCCAAGTTCAATACAGATACGGTAATGTCTGTTGTGATGGATAGCCACATGGCTAAGGTGATAAAAGCTTCCTTTAAATACCACAAATTATCGAAAGGTCAATTCGATATCACTATTGCCCCGCTGGTCAACCTATGGGGCTTTGGTGCTAATAAGAGCCTGGTGGCCCCGGATTCGGCGACGGTACGAAAAGCGAAGGAACTGGTGGGAATGCACTACTTGAAGGTTAGTGGCAATCGGCTGATCAAAAAGAAAAAGGGGATTAAAATCGATGTTAATGGTATTGCACAGGGGTATACGGTAGACGTCTTGGCCGACTATCTCGAACGTAAGGGAATTGCCAATTATATGGTCGAGGTCGGTGGTGAAATCAGGGCTTTGGGAACTCCGCCAGGTGGGCAGGGCTTTTCCATTGGTATTGTTCAGCCCGATGGTGAAAGTGGGGAGGAATTGATGACTGCTGTTGCGCAGCTCAATGAAGGGGCGCTGACAACAGCCGGCAGTTTCGAAAAGTTTATTCAATACAAAGGGAAAAAATTGGGTCATCATATTGACCCTGTTTCGGGTTTCCCATACATGACCGATATATTGAGTGTCAGCGTCTATGCGAAGACTGCCATGGAAGCGGATGCACTGGATAATTATTTTATGGGCATGGAACCCGAACAAATTAAGACAAAAGCCAGAAAATTGAAAGGTGTGGCGGTTTTTGTCATTTTTAAAAATAAAAATCAGTCCATAGAAACGATTTATTCGGATGGATTTGGTAAATTATTTAAAAATTAA
- a CDS encoding hydroxypyruvate isomerase family protein, translated as MKRSDFIKGSLLAAGAGLAGQTFASTTQNTANTMDKGKTFNLNYAPHQGMFKNHAGDNFLDEIRYMYDLGFRGIEDNGYLGRTLDEQQKIGDLLAKLGMTMGVFVVDGGQNWMPSLATGKQEYLDKFVETCKKSVEAAKRCNAKWLTVVPGFYERKLPWGNQFSNILTAMRKGAEIFEPHGLVMVLETLSDTPDLFLQQTHETYALCKAVNSPSCKILYDIYHMQRTEGDLIANMNRCWDEIAYIQIGDNPGRKEPTTGEINYKNVFKHIHSKGYKGIMGMEHGISKPGKEGEDRLVAAYREVDSFL; from the coding sequence ATGAAGAGATCGGATTTTATTAAAGGTAGTCTTTTGGCCGCGGGGGCAGGACTAGCTGGACAGACTTTTGCGTCTACAACTCAAAATACAGCAAATACGATGGATAAAGGAAAGACATTCAATTTAAATTATGCTCCCCATCAGGGAATGTTCAAAAATCATGCAGGTGATAATTTCCTGGATGAAATTCGGTATATGTATGATTTGGGATTCCGTGGAATAGAAGACAATGGCTATTTGGGCAGAACATTGGACGAGCAGCAGAAGATTGGTGATTTATTGGCGAAGTTAGGCATGACCATGGGTGTATTTGTTGTGGATGGCGGACAAAACTGGATGCCTTCTTTAGCGACGGGTAAACAGGAGTATTTGGACAAGTTTGTCGAAACATGCAAGAAGTCTGTCGAAGCTGCCAAGCGTTGTAATGCAAAATGGCTGACTGTGGTACCGGGCTTTTATGAAAGAAAACTGCCGTGGGGTAATCAGTTCAGCAATATCCTTACTGCGATGCGTAAGGGTGCGGAGATCTTTGAACCACATGGTTTGGTGATGGTGTTGGAAACCTTAAGTGATACACCAGATTTGTTTTTGCAGCAAACGCATGAGACCTATGCTTTATGTAAGGCTGTAAACAGTCCATCCTGTAAAATTTTATATGATATTTATCACATGCAGCGTACCGAAGGAGATTTAATTGCAAATATGAATCGTTGTTGGGATGAAATTGCGTATATTCAAATCGGCGATAATCCAGGTCGTAAAGAACCGACTACGGGCGAGATCAATTATAAAAACGTATTCAAACACATTCATAGTAAAGGATATAAGGGTATCATGGGAATGGAGCATGGTATTTCCAAGCCTGGTAAAGAGGGTGAGGATCGCTTGGTGGCGGCTTATCGCGAGGTCGATAGCTTTTTGTAA
- a CDS encoding Gfo/Idh/MocA family oxidoreductase: MENLERRDFIKTSAVVAGGAVLSSMPLSGAYAAGSDVIKVALVGCGGRGTGATFDALSSGMNIKVVALADAFKDNLESTYKTLKEKWQDKIDVSDNHKFVGFDAYKDAIQLADVVILATPPGFRPMHFEEAIRQGKHVFMEKPVAVDIPGVQQVLRVAAEAKRKKLNVVVGLQRRYQTNYREAIKRIHEGAIGDVTSGQVYWNSGGVWVRPRKPEQTEMEYQMRNWYYFNWLCGDHIVEQHVHNIDIANWVKGAYPVSIQGTGSRAHRTGKEYGEIYDNFALELTYADNSVVYSQCRHFEGIHNRVDEQFQATKGRAYLSAGGQAVLYDWKGKEIYRHDAKGNPNPYQQEHKELFTAISKGEYKFDNAEYGAYSTLTGIIGRIACYTGKVIKWDEALKSTIKLGPDVLAWDAKPKLLPDAEGFYPVAMPGQNTNLYI; the protein is encoded by the coding sequence ATGGAAAATCTAGAAAGAAGAGATTTTATTAAAACTTCTGCTGTAGTTGCTGGGGGCGCTGTGCTGAGCTCAATGCCTTTATCAGGTGCATATGCCGCTGGTTCGGATGTTATCAAAGTTGCCTTAGTGGGCTGCGGGGGCCGCGGAACTGGAGCTACATTTGATGCGCTAAGTTCGGGCATGAACATTAAAGTGGTGGCGCTTGCAGATGCTTTTAAAGATAATTTAGAGAGTACTTATAAAACGCTGAAGGAAAAATGGCAAGATAAGATCGATGTAAGTGACAATCACAAATTTGTGGGGTTCGATGCATATAAAGACGCAATTCAATTGGCCGATGTTGTTATTTTAGCAACTCCTCCAGGATTTAGACCAATGCATTTTGAGGAAGCGATCCGTCAAGGTAAACATGTTTTCATGGAGAAACCGGTCGCTGTTGATATCCCTGGTGTACAGCAGGTCTTACGTGTGGCTGCAGAAGCTAAACGTAAAAAATTGAATGTTGTAGTCGGGTTACAACGCCGTTATCAAACGAATTACCGTGAGGCGATCAAACGTATTCACGAGGGTGCAATCGGTGATGTGACCTCTGGACAAGTTTATTGGAACTCAGGTGGTGTATGGGTGCGTCCGCGTAAGCCAGAGCAAACTGAAATGGAGTACCAAATGCGTAACTGGTATTATTTCAACTGGTTGTGTGGCGATCATATCGTAGAGCAGCACGTACATAATATTGATATCGCCAATTGGGTGAAAGGTGCTTACCCGGTATCGATCCAAGGTACAGGTAGCAGGGCACACCGCACCGGCAAAGAGTATGGTGAAATCTATGATAATTTTGCATTAGAATTGACCTATGCCGACAATAGCGTTGTTTATAGTCAATGTAGACACTTCGAAGGTATACATAACCGTGTAGACGAGCAATTCCAGGCAACAAAAGGACGTGCTTATCTTTCTGCAGGTGGACAGGCAGTATTGTACGACTGGAAAGGAAAAGAAATCTATCGCCATGACGCGAAGGGTAATCCAAACCCTTATCAACAAGAACATAAAGAACTATTTACGGCAATTTCGAAAGGCGAATATAAATTTGATAATGCAGAATATGGTGCTTACAGTACGTTGACAGGTATTATCGGACGTATCGCTTGTTATACCGGTAAGGTAATCAAGTGGGATGAAGCCTTAAAATCGACCATCAAATTGGGACCAGATGTACTTGCTTGGGATGCTAAACCAAAATTACTTCCGGATGCAGAAGGTTTTTACCCAGTAGCGATGCCTGGTCAAAACACCAACTTATATATTTAA